The Parashewanella tropica genome window below encodes:
- a CDS encoding sulfurtransferase translates to MSKILVSTHWLEKNLNQENLVLLDASMNNVVGKTPIKYDEKIYLPNAQELELEVQLCDLDTDSPNAFPTESQFTQMCQRHGINSDSLVVLYDNQGIYSAPRAWWIFKAMGFDNVLVLDGGLPKWLAENRPTVKTPAAATHSGTFKSNFQPSLICNAQQVLDNINNSNIQVLDARGKARFYGETPEPRAGMRAGHIPNSINLPFPQVLDGDVFKPESELKTLFSEIINENQQFIFSCGSGITACIILMAARIAGYSDIQLYDGSWAEWGANPELPIV, encoded by the coding sequence ATGTCGAAAATATTAGTGTCTACCCATTGGTTGGAAAAAAACCTAAACCAAGAAAATTTAGTGTTACTTGATGCCAGTATGAATAACGTTGTAGGCAAAACACCAATTAAATATGATGAAAAAATTTACCTCCCAAATGCACAAGAATTAGAGCTTGAAGTACAACTTTGTGATCTTGATACCGACTCTCCAAATGCTTTTCCAACTGAATCTCAATTTACCCAAATGTGTCAACGACACGGAATTAATTCAGATAGCTTAGTCGTGCTTTACGATAACCAAGGCATATACTCCGCACCACGGGCGTGGTGGATTTTTAAAGCGATGGGGTTTGACAATGTACTCGTGCTAGATGGAGGTCTACCCAAATGGTTAGCCGAAAATCGACCAACGGTAAAAACTCCAGCGGCCGCAACTCATTCAGGTACATTCAAATCGAATTTTCAGCCAAGCTTAATATGTAATGCTCAACAAGTTTTAGACAATATCAATAATTCCAACATTCAGGTGTTAGACGCTCGCGGCAAAGCTCGATTTTATGGCGAAACGCCTGAACCAAGAGCAGGAATGCGAGCAGGGCATATTCCTAATTCCATCAATTTACCTTTTCCTCAGGTGCTTGATGGTGATGTTTTTAAGCCTGAATCCGAATTAAAAACTCTATTCTCAGAAATCATTAACGAAAATCAGCAATTTATCTTTTCCTGCGGCTCAGGGATCACCGCATGCATTATTTTGATGGCCGCGAGAATCGCTGGTTACTCTGATATTCAACTGTACGACGGCTCTTGGGCTGAATGGGGCGCGAATCCAGAACTGCCCATTGTATAG
- a CDS encoding AbgT family transporter codes for MTSNIKPPIQKNSWFNRFLSAVEFLGNLLPHPVTLFAMLCLFIIVFSGVADFFGLSAVDPRPVGSPSRAPDGVIHVVSLMSAEGLQRIFQGLVTNFTNFAPLGTVLVALLGVSVAEHSGMLSAALRGMVMGASKRLVTFTVVFAAILSNTASELGYVVLIPLAAMIFHSLGRHPLAGLAAAFAGVSGGYSANLFLGTIDPLLSGITTAAAQLIDPTYEVGPEANWFFMIASTFLIAGLGTIITEKVVEPRLGKYDESEASEKVETNIEHLSALEVKGLKWAGVSILAIASLLALTIIPENGILRHPETGAIAGSPFLKGIVVMIFIVFAIPGFVYGKVVGTMKRDTDVINAMSKSMGSLSLYIVLVFFAAQFVAFFKWTNLGTILAINGAELLQALHMTGPEVFVLFILMCAFINLCLGSASAQWAATAPIFVPMLMLIGYAPETIQAAYRIGDSVTNLITPMMSYFGLILAVATKYKKDMGIGTLIATMLPYSITFLIGWIALFYIWVFAFGLPVGPESPTFYTP; via the coding sequence ATGACATCGAATATTAAACCACCAATACAAAAAAATTCATGGTTTAACCGATTCTTATCAGCGGTTGAATTTTTAGGTAACCTTCTTCCTCATCCCGTCACTTTATTTGCAATGCTGTGTTTGTTCATCATTGTATTCAGTGGTGTGGCAGATTTTTTTGGACTAAGTGCCGTTGATCCAAGACCTGTTGGCTCACCAAGTCGTGCTCCTGACGGAGTTATCCATGTAGTCAGCTTAATGTCTGCTGAAGGCTTGCAGCGTATTTTCCAAGGCTTGGTCACTAACTTCACCAACTTTGCGCCATTAGGTACTGTATTGGTTGCCTTACTAGGTGTGAGTGTTGCTGAGCATTCAGGTATGTTATCGGCGGCGCTTCGTGGCATGGTAATGGGCGCATCAAAGCGTTTAGTCACTTTCACTGTGGTATTTGCGGCAATTCTATCTAATACCGCATCAGAGCTTGGTTACGTGGTGCTGATTCCATTAGCAGCGATGATCTTCCACAGTCTTGGACGTCATCCTCTTGCTGGTCTTGCTGCTGCGTTTGCTGGTGTATCGGGTGGTTATAGTGCCAACTTATTCTTAGGTACCATCGACCCATTACTTTCAGGTATTACAACTGCTGCAGCTCAGCTGATTGATCCTACTTATGAAGTCGGCCCTGAAGCTAACTGGTTCTTTATGATTGCATCGACCTTCTTAATTGCAGGTTTGGGCACCATCATTACTGAAAAAGTGGTAGAACCAAGACTCGGTAAATATGACGAATCAGAAGCCAGCGAGAAAGTTGAAACTAACATTGAACACCTAAGCGCGCTTGAAGTGAAAGGTCTTAAGTGGGCGGGTGTGAGTATTCTTGCTATAGCTTCATTATTGGCATTAACCATCATTCCTGAAAACGGTATTTTACGTCACCCAGAAACTGGTGCGATTGCGGGCTCTCCATTCCTGAAAGGGATTGTTGTGATGATCTTTATCGTATTTGCAATCCCAGGCTTCGTGTACGGTAAAGTGGTTGGTACCATGAAGCGTGATACCGATGTGATTAATGCTATGAGCAAGAGCATGGGTTCATTGAGCTTATACATTGTATTGGTGTTCTTTGCTGCTCAATTTGTGGCGTTCTTCAAGTGGACTAACTTAGGTACTATTTTAGCAATTAACGGTGCAGAATTGCTTCAAGCGCTGCATATGACTGGCCCTGAAGTATTTGTACTGTTCATTCTAATGTGTGCATTCATTAACCTGTGCCTTGGTTCCGCTTCTGCACAGTGGGCTGCGACTGCGCCTATCTTTGTTCCAATGTTGATGTTGATTGGCTATGCGCCTGAAACTATTCAAGCCGCTTACCGTATCGGTGATTCAGTAACGAACTTGATCACGCCAATGATGAGCTACTTTGGTTTGATTTTGGCGGTTGCTACCAAGTATAAGAAAGACATGGGGATCGGTACTTTGATTGCCACCATGCTGCCATACAGTATCACTTTCTTAATCGGCTGGATCGCACTCTTCTACATTTGGGTATTCGCATTCGGTTTACCAGTTGGACCTGAATCTCCAACTTTCTACACTCCATAA
- a CDS encoding glutathione S-transferase family protein yields the protein MIKIVSFKICPFVQRVTASLEAKSIPYEIEYIRLKDKPQWFLDVSPNGQVPVMITENGIPLFESDAIIEYIEDEYGALETGVTNEQRALDRAWSYLGSKHYLTQCSTMSSKDQETFEQRNTKLYAVFTKAEQQLSGKTKFFKSDKLSNVDIAWLPLLHRAYIVKQQTGCDLLCGLPKVQAWQVALMEIGIAEKTVSEDFDEKFVGFYLTNTFLSKDNDDVQNGCCDKTSCC from the coding sequence ATGATTAAAATCGTTAGCTTCAAAATCTGTCCTTTTGTTCAACGAGTCACTGCTTCGCTTGAAGCAAAGAGCATTCCTTACGAAATTGAATACATCAGATTGAAAGATAAACCACAATGGTTTTTAGATGTTTCCCCTAATGGACAAGTACCTGTGATGATCACTGAAAACGGAATCCCACTATTTGAGTCAGATGCCATTATCGAATACATAGAAGATGAATACGGAGCACTCGAAACGGGTGTCACGAATGAGCAGCGAGCGTTAGATAGAGCTTGGAGTTATCTTGGTTCTAAACACTACTTAACCCAATGCAGCACTATGAGCAGTAAAGACCAAGAGACCTTTGAGCAGCGTAACACTAAGTTATATGCTGTTTTTACAAAGGCGGAGCAACAACTGTCTGGCAAAACTAAGTTCTTTAAGTCTGATAAGTTGAGTAATGTTGATATTGCTTGGCTGCCTCTTTTACATAGAGCCTACATAGTTAAGCAGCAAACTGGATGTGATTTACTGTGTGGATTGCCTAAGGTTCAAGCTTGGCAAGTTGCACTAATGGAAATCGGTATTGCAGAGAAAACAGTATCTGAAGACTTTGACGAAAAGTTTGTTGGTTTTTACTTAACGAATACGTTTTTAAGCAAAGATAATGATGACGTACAAAATGGTTGCTGTGACAAAACGAGTTGTTGCTGA
- a CDS encoding MerC domain-containing protein has protein sequence MNSFQSTSDKASIALSLLCACHCLFLPFLLLLFPTLVALPMGDEAFHVWMLAAVVPFSLFALYRGYKVHNTKVIPLVGLFGLLILVFTAVFGHDLFSETFEKVFTLIGALIVAGSHLANYRKCQCKDSVVCSTD, from the coding sequence ATGAATAGCTTTCAATCTACGTCAGATAAAGCTTCTATTGCCTTATCATTATTATGTGCATGCCACTGTTTGTTCTTACCTTTTTTATTGCTGTTGTTTCCAACCTTAGTAGCCCTGCCTATGGGGGATGAAGCATTTCATGTTTGGATGCTAGCTGCGGTAGTACCGTTCAGTTTATTTGCTTTGTATCGCGGTTATAAAGTGCATAACACTAAAGTGATCCCATTAGTCGGTTTATTCGGCTTATTGATATTAGTCTTTACCGCAGTCTTCGGACACGACTTATTCTCGGAGACATTCGAAAAAGTATTTACATTGATAGGAGCGCTTATTGTCGCGGGCTCTCATCTTGCTAACTATCGTAAATGTCAGTGTAAAGACTCAGTTGTTTGTTCTACTGATTAA
- a CDS encoding DNA ligase, with protein sequence MKPNTKSIIYFVFTQVLLLFFNSFVSAKGLQLASKFKLTAPVSEYLVSEKYDGVRGRWDGTQMWTRAGNLINLPSEFTRNFPKEPLDGELWIARKKFEQISALVRTQKTSASDWKQVRFMVYDVPNHKGTFEERYQYAIANLSNLSPHLVIIEQTSFETEQQLDDALNVMVSHGAEGLMLHKKSSLYKNGRNPDLMKLKLYSDAEAKVVAHIEGKGKFKGMMGAILVEMPNGKRFKIGSGFSNQQRKNPPKIGSIITYKYYGFTQKQTPRFASFLREREPDL encoded by the coding sequence ATGAAACCCAATACCAAATCCATTATCTACTTTGTTTTTACTCAAGTACTTTTGTTATTTTTTAACTCTTTTGTTTCCGCGAAAGGGCTACAACTCGCCAGCAAATTCAAATTAACAGCGCCTGTTTCAGAATATTTAGTCAGTGAAAAATACGATGGCGTAAGGGGGCGTTGGGATGGCACGCAAATGTGGACTCGTGCGGGAAACTTAATTAATCTGCCGTCAGAATTTACTCGTAATTTTCCCAAAGAGCCCTTAGATGGTGAACTTTGGATTGCTAGAAAAAAGTTTGAACAAATTTCAGCTTTAGTCAGGACTCAAAAGACGTCAGCGTCAGATTGGAAACAGGTACGATTCATGGTATATGATGTACCAAATCATAAAGGTACCTTTGAAGAACGTTATCAATACGCTATCGCTAATTTATCCAACCTTAGTCCTCATTTAGTTATTATCGAGCAAACTTCATTTGAAACGGAACAACAACTGGATGACGCACTTAATGTCATGGTTAGCCATGGTGCAGAAGGCTTGATGCTCCATAAAAAGTCGAGTTTATATAAAAATGGGCGCAATCCTGATTTAATGAAGTTGAAGCTGTATTCTGACGCGGAAGCCAAAGTGGTAGCTCATATTGAAGGAAAGGGAAAGTTCAAAGGTATGATGGGAGCCATATTAGTTGAAATGCCAAACGGTAAGCGCTTTAAAATTGGCTCTGGCTTTTCAAATCAACAGCGAAAAAATCCCCCCAAGATTGGTTCAATCATTACTTACAAATATTATGGGTTTACCCAAAAGCAGACACCTAGATTCGCGAGCTTTTTAAGAGAAAGAGAGCCAGATCTTTGA
- a CDS encoding response regulator: protein MMASSYSCILVDDHPLFRQALSSVLAQKLNNEQSKISVDEAESIAELSSKLKKSQPDLILLDLNLPDSQGFETLVSLKFDYPSVAVVVISGQEDDNTIQQAIKLGASGFLPKSASVEQMVQALKSVLKGNVWLPEQYQNDSQCTSKLANLTPRQHKILAMFAKGMLNKQVAFELGLSEATVKAHATAIYQKLGVNTRTQAVIIMQNELGVTA from the coding sequence ATGATGGCTTCTTCATATTCATGTATTTTGGTGGACGATCATCCGCTCTTTCGGCAGGCTCTTTCAAGTGTACTTGCTCAAAAGTTGAATAATGAGCAGTCTAAAATTAGTGTTGATGAAGCTGAGTCCATCGCGGAACTTTCCTCTAAACTGAAAAAATCACAACCCGATCTCATTCTCCTCGATCTTAACCTACCTGATAGCCAAGGCTTTGAAACTCTGGTGAGTTTAAAGTTTGATTACCCAAGTGTTGCTGTTGTGGTGATTTCTGGACAAGAAGACGATAATACTATTCAACAAGCCATCAAGCTTGGTGCATCAGGTTTTTTACCCAAATCTGCAAGTGTTGAACAAATGGTTCAAGCTTTAAAAAGTGTTCTAAAAGGTAATGTTTGGCTTCCTGAGCAGTATCAGAACGATAGTCAATGTACGAGCAAACTTGCGAACTTAACGCCTAGGCAGCATAAGATCTTAGCCATGTTTGCCAAAGGGATGCTCAATAAACAAGTGGCGTTTGAATTAGGTTTATCTGAGGCAACCGTGAAAGCCCACGCGACAGCGATTTATCAAAAATTGGGCGTGAATACTCGAACACAAGCTGTGATCATCATGCAAAATGAATTAGGGGTTACGGCTTAG